The Prevotella melaninogenica region CTTGTGTGCTTTGTTGGAACGGATAAAAGTGTTACTTTTGTATTTGATAAATGTATAATGTGTATATATAAAGATTATTTAGGATGAAGGAAGTTAGTTACAAAGATTTAAAGTTCAATCCGTTCAACCTTTTAGGAAAGGAATGGATGTTGTTATCTGCTGGTAATGAGCAGGATGGATGTAACACGATGACAATCAGTTGGGGACATATTGGCTGTATGTGGGGTCATAACGACCCAACTGTTGTAGCCTATATACGTGCCAGTCGCTATACAAAGACCTTTGTAGACAAGGAAGGTTACTTTACGCTTTGCGTGATGGATGCCTCTTTTAAGAAGCAAATGGCTTATCTTGGTTCTGTCTCAGGACGGGATGAGAATAAGATAGAGAAGGCTGGATTGACAAAGGTTTTTGCTGATAATAGTGTTTATTTTAAGGAGGCTAAGTTAGTTCTTGTTTGTAAGAAAGAGTATGCTGCAGACCTAAAGGAAAGTGGTTTTATTGATAAGGAGGTTTTTGAACAGGCTTATCCTAATGGCGA contains the following coding sequences:
- a CDS encoding flavin reductase family protein, whose translation is MKEVSYKDLKFNPFNLLGKEWMLLSAGNEQDGCNTMTISWGHIGCMWGHNDPTVVAYIRASRYTKTFVDKEGYFTLCVMDASFKKQMAYLGSVSGRDENKIEKAGLTKVFADNSVYFKEAKLVLVCKKEYAADLKESGFIDKEVFEQAYPNGDLHTMYVGKIEKILVRDDEYLG